In a single window of the Runella slithyformis DSM 19594 genome:
- a CDS encoding SDR family oxidoreductase, translating to MNSTTTTYSHLPGLTNRLTQKAVYIRETYKGSEKLQNKVALISGGDSGIGKAVALHFAREGADIALIYHPTEEEDAYATKELIEKEHQKCLLICGDLLDPFIPGQAVQAVMGRFGQIDILVNNAAVQRPNDDFTTLSDQQWEETFEVNVFACFRLTREALKYMKAGAAVINTASVLAYQGHGGLIDYAATKGALISFTRSLSQNLAAMGIRVNAVAPGPVLTPLVTSTLSENTLADFGKDTPLQRAGQPCEVATAYVFLASQDSSYVSGQVLHPNGGKIINT from the coding sequence ATGAACTCAACAACAACTACATACAGTCATTTACCGGGGTTGACCAATCGCCTTACGCAGAAGGCTGTTTACATACGTGAGACCTATAAAGGTTCAGAAAAGTTGCAGAATAAGGTAGCACTCATTTCGGGTGGCGACAGTGGCATTGGCAAAGCTGTTGCATTACATTTTGCACGTGAAGGTGCCGATATTGCCCTCATATACCACCCTACCGAAGAGGAAGATGCCTATGCAACCAAGGAATTGATCGAAAAAGAACATCAAAAATGCCTGTTGATCTGCGGTGATCTCTTAGATCCTTTTATTCCGGGTCAAGCCGTTCAGGCGGTCATGGGCCGTTTTGGACAAATCGATATCTTGGTCAACAACGCCGCCGTCCAGCGCCCCAATGATGATTTTACGACCCTTTCTGACCAACAATGGGAAGAAACCTTTGAGGTCAATGTATTTGCCTGTTTTCGACTGACCCGCGAAGCATTAAAATACATGAAGGCAGGAGCCGCCGTCATCAATACTGCTTCGGTGCTTGCCTATCAGGGCCACGGAGGGCTGATAGATTATGCTGCCACCAAAGGGGCACTGATAAGTTTTACCCGCTCTTTATCTCAAAACCTGGCAGCCATGGGTATTCGTGTGAATGCCGTAGCGCCCGGGCCTGTACTGACACCTTTGGTCACTTCAACTCTATCCGAAAATACCTTAGCGGATTTTGGAAAAGATACCCCCTTACAGCGCGCCGGACAACCCTGTGAAGTAGCCACAGCTTACGTTTTCTTAGCTTCCCAAGATAGCTCTTACGTATCAGGTCAGGTGCTTCATCCCAACGGGGGGAAAATAATCAACACTTGA